A portion of the Pseudomonas protegens CHA0 genome contains these proteins:
- a CDS encoding TRAP transporter substrate-binding protein has protein sequence MFKLSRALFCAAALLAAGVAQAAESTGNPIIIKFAHVVAENTPKGQGALLFKKLAEERLPGRVKVEVYPNSSLFGDGKEMEALLLGDVQMLAPSLAKFEQYTKKIQIYDLPFLFDDLAAVDRFQAAEGKQLLTSMQGKGILGLAYWHNGLKQLSANKPLHEPKDARGLKFRVQASSVLEEQFKAMRANPRKMSFAEVYQGLQTGTVNGTENTWSNYESQKVNEVQKYFTESNHGLIDYMVITNASFWSGLPADVRGELETIMAEVSVEVNKQAEALNQSARQKIVEARTSEIIELTPEQRQAWRDTMRPVWSKFEDEIGADLIKAADAANQRH, from the coding sequence ATGTTCAAGCTCTCAAGAGCGCTGTTCTGTGCCGCCGCATTGCTTGCTGCCGGGGTGGCCCAGGCCGCCGAATCCACCGGCAACCCGATCATCATCAAGTTCGCCCATGTGGTGGCCGAGAACACCCCCAAGGGCCAGGGCGCGCTGCTGTTCAAGAAGCTCGCCGAGGAGCGCCTGCCGGGGCGGGTCAAGGTCGAGGTCTACCCCAACTCGTCGCTGTTCGGCGATGGCAAGGAAATGGAGGCGCTGCTGCTGGGGGATGTGCAGATGCTGGCGCCGTCCCTGGCCAAGTTCGAGCAGTACACGAAAAAGATCCAGATCTACGACCTGCCGTTCCTGTTCGACGACCTGGCGGCGGTGGACCGCTTCCAGGCCGCCGAGGGCAAGCAGTTGCTGACCTCGATGCAGGGCAAGGGCATTCTCGGCCTGGCCTACTGGCACAACGGCCTGAAGCAGTTGTCGGCCAACAAGCCCCTGCACGAACCCAAGGACGCCCGTGGCCTGAAGTTCCGCGTGCAGGCCTCCAGCGTGCTCGAAGAGCAGTTCAAGGCGATGCGCGCCAACCCGCGCAAGATGAGTTTCGCCGAGGTCTACCAGGGCCTGCAGACCGGCACCGTCAACGGCACCGAGAACACCTGGTCGAACTATGAAAGCCAGAAGGTCAACGAGGTGCAGAAGTACTTCACCGAGTCCAACCACGGCCTGATCGACTACATGGTGATCACCAACGCGAGCTTCTGGAGCGGCCTGCCGGCGGACGTGCGCGGCGAGCTGGAAACCATCATGGCCGAGGTCTCGGTGGAGGTGAACAAACAGGCCGAGGCCCTGAACCAGAGCGCCAGGCAGAAGATCGTCGAGGCCAGGACCAGCGAAATCATCGAACTGACCCCCGAGCAGCGCCAGGCCTGGCGCGACACCATGCGCCCGGTGTGGAGCAAGTTCGAGGACGAGATCGGCGCCGACCTGATCAAGGCCGCCGACGCCGCCAACCAGCGCCACTGA
- a CDS encoding amidase, whose protein sequence is MPLPTSSQAALPHLSIEALLQGFATLQFTPVDVLQAVLAQIERHEPQLNALCERQDPASLRAAQASTARWAAGQPMGRLDGIPILVKDNNDVQGWQTRSGSRALANRPAMTRDSSLVARLREAGAIFIAKTTLPELGSTPLTDSPLTGITRNPWNLALHAGGSSGGSTAGVAAGYAPAATGNDAAGSIRTPSSFCGVVGFKPSHGLVSACPSIDPGGMAAEGPIARHVRDIALLMELMAVHEPGEPFAWPHGPRDFLSSIEDGVAGLRIAFSADLGYAAHVDPQIAAACLNAARLLQEAGATLVLASPDIGNPAPNYLRAWPVEVACAVAQEIPAEDRHLVGDFLQQAQVRARQLNALDYACAVQERHQVAHKLHGFLGEYDLLLTPAAVVEPFAVERLLPPDWPEQISAMWQPTTFPFNFSRQPALSLPCALSEAGLPIGLQIVARFGRDALVLRAARALEKRLPEGVFRHPAGLHDAPQASPANR, encoded by the coding sequence ATGCCGTTGCCCACTTCCAGCCAAGCGGCCCTGCCGCACCTGTCGATCGAGGCGCTGCTGCAGGGTTTCGCCACCTTGCAGTTCACCCCGGTGGACGTGCTGCAGGCCGTGCTGGCGCAGATCGAGCGCCACGAGCCACAGCTCAACGCCCTCTGCGAACGCCAGGACCCGGCCTCGCTGCGCGCTGCCCAGGCGTCCACCGCGCGCTGGGCCGCCGGGCAACCCATGGGCCGGCTGGATGGCATTCCGATCCTGGTCAAGGACAACAACGACGTACAGGGCTGGCAGACCCGCAGTGGTTCCCGGGCCCTGGCCAACCGCCCGGCCATGACCCGGGACTCCAGCCTGGTGGCACGCCTGCGTGAAGCCGGGGCGATCTTCATCGCCAAGACCACCCTGCCGGAACTGGGCAGCACGCCCCTGACCGACAGCCCGTTGACCGGCATCACCCGCAACCCGTGGAACCTGGCCCTGCATGCCGGTGGCAGCAGTGGCGGCAGTACTGCGGGGGTCGCAGCCGGTTATGCCCCGGCCGCGACAGGCAACGATGCCGCCGGTTCGATCCGTACCCCGTCGAGCTTTTGCGGCGTGGTCGGGTTCAAGCCCAGCCATGGCCTGGTGTCCGCCTGCCCGAGCATCGACCCGGGCGGCATGGCCGCCGAAGGCCCGATTGCCCGCCACGTGCGCGACATTGCCCTGTTGATGGAGCTCATGGCCGTGCACGAGCCCGGCGAGCCCTTTGCCTGGCCCCATGGGCCCAGGGATTTCCTCAGTTCCATCGAGGACGGCGTCGCCGGCCTGCGCATCGCCTTCAGCGCCGACCTGGGCTACGCCGCCCATGTCGACCCGCAGATCGCCGCAGCCTGCCTGAACGCTGCCAGGCTGTTGCAGGAAGCCGGCGCCACCCTGGTCCTGGCCTCGCCGGACATCGGCAACCCGGCGCCGAACTACCTGCGGGCCTGGCCGGTGGAAGTGGCCTGCGCCGTGGCCCAGGAAATACCCGCCGAGGACCGCCATCTGGTGGGGGACTTTCTCCAGCAGGCCCAGGTCCGCGCGCGCCAGCTCAATGCCCTGGACTACGCCTGTGCGGTGCAAGAGCGCCATCAGGTGGCGCACAAGCTTCACGGTTTCCTGGGTGAGTACGACCTGCTGCTGACCCCTGCCGCGGTGGTCGAACCCTTCGCCGTGGAACGCCTGCTGCCGCCGGACTGGCCGGAACAGATCAGCGCCATGTGGCAGCCCACCACCTTCCCGTTCAATTTCAGCCGCCAGCCAGCGTTGAGCCTGCCTTGCGCCCTGAGCGAGGCGGGCCTGCCCATCGGCCTGCAGATCGTCGCCCGCTTCGGCCGCGACGCCCTGGTACTGAGGGCCGCACGGGCCCTGGAAAAACGGCTGCCCGAGGGGGTGTTCCGCCACCCCGCCGGGCTGCACGACGCCCCCCAGGCGTCACCCGCAAACCGCTAG
- the dctM gene encoding C4-dicarboxylate TRAP transporter large permease protein DctM, translating to MAVLCLFLLLFVFMFLGVPIAIALGLSGAVSILMFSQDSLSSLAIKLFETSDAYTFLAIPFFLLSGAFMTTGGVAQRLIDFANACVGHIRGGLAIAAVLACMLFAALSGSSPATVAAVGSIAVAGMVRSGYPKEFGAGIICNAGTLGILIPPSIVMVVYSAATETSVGKLFMAGVVPGLLLGLLLMVAIYIVARVKKLPAQPRATFGQWLSAARRAFWGLLLLVIILGGIYSGMFTPTEAAAVAAVYSAFVALFVYRDMKLRDCPKVLLESGRLSIMLMFIIANAMLFAHVLTTEQIPQEITAWVISEGLTPIGFLLMVNVVLLVAGSFMEPSAIVLILAPIFFPIAMKLGIDPIHLGIVMVVNMEIGLVHPPVGLNLFVTSAVTGLTLGQTIRAAMPWLMILLLFLILVTYVPLISLALPNWLGM from the coding sequence ATGGCCGTGCTCTGTCTGTTTCTGCTGCTGTTCGTGTTCATGTTCCTCGGCGTGCCCATCGCCATTGCCCTGGGCCTGTCGGGGGCGGTGTCGATCCTGATGTTCAGCCAGGACTCCCTGAGCTCCCTGGCGATCAAGCTGTTCGAGACCTCCGACGCCTATACCTTCCTGGCGATTCCGTTCTTCCTCTTGTCCGGGGCCTTCATGACCACCGGCGGCGTGGCCCAGCGCCTGATCGACTTCGCCAACGCCTGCGTCGGCCACATCCGTGGCGGCCTGGCCATTGCCGCGGTGCTGGCCTGCATGCTGTTCGCCGCGCTGTCCGGTTCCTCGCCGGCCACCGTGGCGGCGGTGGGCTCGATTGCCGTGGCGGGCATGGTGCGCTCCGGCTATCCCAAGGAGTTCGGCGCCGGGATCATCTGTAACGCCGGGACCCTGGGCATCCTGATTCCGCCGTCGATCGTCATGGTGGTGTACTCGGCGGCCACCGAGACTTCGGTGGGCAAGCTGTTCATGGCCGGCGTGGTGCCCGGGTTGCTGCTGGGCCTGCTGCTGATGGTGGCGATCTACATCGTGGCCCGGGTGAAAAAGCTGCCGGCCCAGCCACGGGCCACCTTTGGCCAGTGGCTGAGTGCTGCGCGCCGGGCGTTCTGGGGCCTGTTGTTGCTGGTGATCATCCTTGGCGGCATCTACAGCGGCATGTTCACGCCTACTGAGGCGGCGGCGGTGGCGGCAGTGTACTCGGCCTTCGTCGCCCTGTTCGTGTACCGCGACATGAAGCTGCGGGACTGCCCCAAGGTGCTGCTGGAGTCGGGCCGGCTGTCGATCATGCTGATGTTCATCATCGCCAACGCCATGCTCTTCGCCCATGTGCTGACCACCGAACAGATCCCCCAGGAAATCACCGCCTGGGTGATTTCCGAAGGCCTGACGCCGATCGGTTTCCTGCTGATGGTCAACGTGGTGCTGCTGGTGGCGGGCAGCTTCATGGAGCCCTCGGCGATCGTGCTGATCCTGGCGCCGATCTTCTTCCCGATTGCCATGAAGCTGGGGATCGACCCGATTCACCTGGGCATCGTCATGGTGGTCAACATGGAGATCGGCCTGGTGCACCCGCCGGTGGGCCTGAACCTGTTCGTGACCTCGGCGGTGACCGGCCTGACCCTGGGCCAGACCATCCGCGCGGCGATGCCGTGGCTGATGATCCTGCTGCTGTTCCTGATCCTGGTGACCTACGTGCCGCTGATCTCCCTGGCCTTGCCCAACTGGCTGGGCATGTAG
- a CDS encoding alpha/beta hydrolase, which produces MRTFFLPLALAWGLAGAALAAPAPDQPMDRSLLQRQDLPYRFTSLQLDSADGQRHYQLWIGKPLQAPPPQGYPVLWMLDGNAAIGALDPEQLKRLDQGQAPLLVAVGYQTPLRIERNARTYDYTPQQPGQAQQQDPLTGQPSGGAQAFLQLLRERMRPAVTAQAPIDTAQQTLWGHSYGGLLVLQALFSQPQAFRHYAAASPSLWWGDGLILPQAQGLAERLQGHHAQLLLMRGDAEPGNPRQPAGPEADQRARQLQAQLAQVPGLALDYHSFEKLSHGQTLAASLHYVLERLYLSAAKD; this is translated from the coding sequence ATGAGAACTTTTTTCCTGCCCCTGGCCCTGGCCTGGGGCCTTGCGGGAGCGGCCCTGGCCGCCCCCGCCCCGGACCAGCCCATGGACCGCAGCCTGCTGCAACGCCAGGACCTGCCCTACCGCTTCACTAGCCTGCAACTGGATTCCGCCGACGGCCAGCGGCACTACCAACTGTGGATCGGCAAACCGTTGCAGGCGCCGCCGCCACAGGGCTACCCGGTGCTGTGGATGCTCGATGGCAACGCCGCCATCGGCGCCCTCGACCCCGAGCAGCTCAAGCGCCTGGACCAGGGCCAGGCGCCGCTGCTGGTGGCAGTGGGTTACCAGACCCCGCTGCGTATCGAGCGCAACGCCCGCACCTATGACTACACCCCGCAGCAACCGGGCCAGGCGCAGCAGCAAGACCCGCTGACCGGGCAACCCAGCGGCGGCGCGCAAGCCTTCCTGCAACTGCTGCGCGAACGCATGCGCCCGGCCGTGACGGCCCAGGCACCGATAGATACCGCGCAACAGACCCTGTGGGGCCACTCCTACGGCGGCCTGCTGGTGCTGCAGGCGCTGTTCAGCCAGCCCCAGGCGTTTCGACACTACGCCGCCGCGAGCCCTTCGCTGTGGTGGGGCGACGGCCTGATCCTGCCCCAGGCCCAGGGCCTGGCCGAGCGCCTGCAGGGCCATCATGCGCAATTGCTGCTGATGCGTGGCGACGCCGAGCCGGGCAACCCGCGCCAGCCAGCAGGGCCCGAGGCCGACCAGCGCGCCCGCCAGTTGCAGGCGCAACTGGCCCAGGTGCCGGGGTTGGCCCTGGACTACCACAGTTTTGAAAAACTCAGCCATGGCCAAACCCTGGCAGCCTCGTTGCACTACGTGCTGGAGCGGCTCTACCTATCGGCGGCCAAGGACTGA
- a CDS encoding TonB-dependent siderophore receptor: MRSMRPFAPFLLSGCCLLSQAVQAANEGSTQPVLELEPQSVIATAKEETKQAPGVSVITAEDIQKRPPANDLSQIIRTMPGVNLTGNSTSGQRGNNRQIDIRGMGPENTLILVDGKPVGSRNSVRYGWRGERDSRGDTNWVPADQVERIEVIRGPAAARYGNGAAGGVINIITKQAGIQTHGNATIYSSFPTHKDEGATQRMSFGLNGPLTDSLSYRVYGNVAKTDSDDADINAGHESLRTGNQVGTLPAGREGVRNKDLNGLLSWHLTPDQSLDFEAGFSRQGNIYTGDTQNTNSNSTVKNLLGHETNRSYRETYSVTHRGEWDFGSSMAYLQYEKTRNTRINEGLAGGTEGIFSNSEFYTAVLRDLTAHGEVNLPLRAGFEQTLTLGSEWSQQKLDDPSANTQSTSEGGAVGGLSSSNRSTQSSAQIFSLFAEDNIELQPGTMLTPGLRLDHHSIVGDNWSPSLNLSHALSDTLTLKAGIARAYKAPNLYQLNSDYLLYSRGQGCYGQSTSCYLQGNDKLKAETSVNKELGLEYKADGWVAGLTYFRNDYKNKVESGLAPVSHASGGSGAYRNSAIYQWENVPKALVEGLEGTLTIPLASQLTWNNNFTYMLQSKNKETGDYLSVTPRYTLNSMLDWQATQDLSLQATVAWYGQQTPKKYDYHGDRVTGSATQQLAPYAIAGVSGTYALTRNLSLTAGVDNLFDKRLFREGNAQGVNNIAGAGAATYNEPGRTLYTSLTASF, from the coding sequence ATGCGCTCGATGCGTCCTTTCGCCCCCTTCCTGCTGTCCGGCTGCTGCCTGCTCAGCCAGGCCGTGCAGGCCGCCAACGAAGGCTCGACCCAGCCGGTCCTGGAGCTGGAACCCCAGAGCGTCATCGCCACCGCCAAGGAAGAAACCAAGCAGGCACCGGGGGTCTCGGTGATCACCGCCGAGGACATCCAGAAGCGCCCGCCGGCCAACGACCTGTCGCAGATCATCCGCACCATGCCCGGGGTCAACCTCACCGGTAACTCCACCAGCGGCCAGCGCGGCAACAACCGGCAGATCGACATCCGCGGCATGGGCCCGGAAAACACCCTGATCCTGGTGGACGGCAAGCCGGTGGGCAGCCGCAACTCGGTGCGCTACGGCTGGCGCGGCGAGCGTGACAGCCGCGGCGACACCAACTGGGTACCGGCCGACCAGGTCGAACGCATCGAAGTGATCCGCGGCCCGGCGGCGGCCCGCTACGGCAACGGCGCCGCTGGCGGGGTGATCAACATCATCACCAAGCAGGCCGGCATCCAGACCCACGGCAATGCGACGATCTACAGCTCGTTCCCGACCCACAAGGACGAAGGGGCCACCCAACGCATGAGCTTCGGCCTCAACGGCCCGCTGACCGACAGCTTGAGCTACCGGGTCTACGGCAACGTGGCCAAGACCGATTCCGACGACGCCGACATCAACGCCGGCCATGAATCCCTGCGCACCGGCAACCAGGTCGGCACCCTGCCCGCTGGCCGCGAAGGGGTACGCAACAAGGACCTCAACGGCCTCTTGAGCTGGCACCTGACCCCGGACCAGAGCCTGGACTTCGAAGCCGGCTTCAGCCGCCAGGGCAACATCTACACCGGCGATACCCAGAACACCAACAGCAACAGCACGGTGAAAAACCTGCTGGGCCACGAGACCAACCGCAGCTACCGCGAGACCTATTCGGTGACCCATCGTGGCGAATGGGACTTCGGCAGTTCCATGGCCTACCTGCAATACGAAAAGACCCGCAACACGCGGATCAACGAAGGCCTGGCCGGCGGCACCGAAGGCATCTTCAGCAACAGCGAGTTCTACACCGCGGTGCTGCGCGACCTGACCGCCCATGGCGAGGTCAACCTGCCCCTGCGCGCCGGCTTCGAGCAGACCCTGACCCTGGGCAGCGAATGGTCCCAGCAAAAGCTCGACGACCCCAGCGCCAACACCCAGAGTACCAGCGAAGGCGGCGCCGTGGGCGGCCTGAGCTCGAGCAACCGCAGCACCCAGTCCAGCGCGCAGATCTTCTCGCTGTTCGCCGAAGACAACATCGAACTGCAGCCGGGCACCATGCTCACCCCGGGCCTGCGCCTGGACCACCACAGCATCGTCGGCGACAACTGGAGCCCGTCCCTCAACCTGTCCCACGCCCTGAGCGACACCCTGACCCTCAAGGCCGGCATCGCCCGGGCCTACAAAGCGCCGAACCTGTACCAGCTGAACTCCGACTACCTGCTCTACAGCCGCGGCCAGGGTTGCTACGGCCAGAGCACCAGCTGCTACTTGCAGGGCAACGACAAGCTCAAGGCGGAAACCAGCGTCAACAAGGAACTGGGCCTGGAATACAAGGCCGACGGCTGGGTGGCCGGCCTGACCTACTTCCGCAACGACTACAAGAACAAGGTGGAATCCGGCCTGGCCCCGGTGAGCCATGCCAGCGGCGGCAGCGGCGCTTACCGCAACTCGGCGATCTACCAGTGGGAAAACGTGCCCAAGGCCCTGGTGGAAGGCCTGGAAGGCACCCTGACCATTCCGTTGGCCAGCCAGCTGACCTGGAACAACAACTTCACCTACATGCTGCAATCGAAGAACAAGGAAACCGGCGACTACCTCTCGGTGACCCCGCGCTACACCCTCAACTCGATGCTCGACTGGCAGGCCACCCAGGACCTGTCGCTGCAGGCGACCGTGGCCTGGTACGGCCAGCAGACGCCGAAGAAGTACGACTATCACGGAGACCGCGTCACCGGCAGCGCCACCCAGCAACTGGCGCCGTACGCCATTGCCGGGGTCAGCGGCACCTACGCCCTGACCCGCAACCTGAGCCTGACCGCCGGGGTCGACAACCTGTTCGACAAACGCCTGTTCCGTGAAGGCAATGCCCAGGGCGTGAACAACATCGCCGGGGCCGGCGCCGCCACCTACAACGAACCCGGGCGCACCCTGTACACCAGCCTGACCGCTTCGTTCTGA
- a CDS encoding polyamine ABC transporter substrate-binding protein, with the protein MKSLHTALSRLATACTLGALALAASVTAQAAPERTVNIFNWSEYIAPNTIKDFQAQSGIKVKYDIFESNEVLEAKLLTGNSGYDVVVPSSGFVSKQISAGAFQPLDRGQLPNWKNLDPAVMKLLEQSDPGNRYVIPYMWGTNLIGYNRDKVQELLGSDAPVNSWDLVFKEENLKKLSQCGVTFLDSPTEMLPLALHYLGLDPNSQNPEDYRKAEAMLLKLRPYVRYFHSAKWMGDIANGNICVAVGYSGGFLQAANRANEAKNGVHIEMRIPKEGTLVWIDTVAIPAGAKHVDTAHAFLNYLMEPKVIASISNYVGYPNGVTDSKPFIQQSLLDNPDLFPSAETMTRLYPLAPLPAKAERTRTRTWVKVTSGR; encoded by the coding sequence ATGAAATCGTTGCACACCGCCCTCTCCCGCCTCGCCACGGCCTGCACCCTCGGTGCCCTGGCCCTGGCCGCCTCTGTCACCGCCCAGGCCGCCCCCGAGCGCACGGTGAACATCTTCAACTGGTCGGAGTACATCGCTCCCAACACCATCAAGGATTTCCAGGCCCAGAGCGGGATCAAGGTCAAGTACGACATCTTCGAAAGCAACGAAGTGCTCGAAGCCAAGCTGCTGACCGGCAACAGCGGCTATGACGTGGTGGTGCCCTCCAGCGGTTTCGTCAGCAAGCAGATCAGCGCCGGCGCCTTCCAGCCCCTGGACCGCGGGCAGTTGCCGAACTGGAAGAACCTCGACCCGGCCGTGATGAAGCTGCTGGAGCAGAGCGACCCGGGCAACCGCTACGTGATTCCCTACATGTGGGGCACCAACCTGATCGGCTACAACCGCGACAAGGTCCAGGAGCTGCTGGGCAGCGACGCGCCGGTCAACAGCTGGGACCTGGTGTTCAAGGAAGAGAACCTGAAGAAGCTCAGCCAGTGCGGCGTGACCTTCCTCGACTCGCCCACCGAAATGCTGCCCCTGGCCCTGCACTACCTGGGCCTGGACCCCAACAGCCAGAACCCCGAGGACTACCGCAAGGCCGAGGCCATGCTGCTCAAGCTGCGTCCCTACGTGCGCTACTTCCATAGCGCCAAGTGGATGGGCGATATCGCCAACGGCAACATCTGTGTGGCCGTGGGCTACTCCGGCGGCTTCCTGCAGGCGGCCAACCGCGCCAACGAAGCCAAGAACGGCGTGCACATCGAAATGCGCATTCCCAAGGAAGGCACCCTGGTGTGGATCGACACCGTGGCCATCCCCGCCGGCGCCAAGCACGTGGACACCGCCCACGCCTTCCTCAATTACCTGATGGAACCCAAGGTCATTGCCTCCATCAGCAACTACGTCGGCTACCCCAACGGCGTGACCGATTCCAAGCCGTTCATCCAGCAGTCGCTGCTGGACAACCCGGACCTGTTCCCCAGCGCCGAGACCATGACCCGCCTCTACCCCCTGGCCCCGCTGCCGGCCAAGGCCGAGCGCACCCGGACCCGGACCTGGGTCAAGGTCACCAGTGGCCGCTGA
- a CDS encoding TRAP transporter small permease encodes MQSLRRIWEHLEEGLIALLLATMTLVTFVYVMLNNIYTLFFALADKWTASSAFFNALGDATMGLAQDMTWSVALTKAMFGWLIFFGISYGVRTAGHLGVDALVRLTPRPVQRYLALLACLCCLVYAGLFMVASFKWLSAIMAAHIGAEDLDRFGIQVSHIVVIVPIGFALVLIRYLEIFYRIFTRRQFGLGLADEAGEASKLAGSHEERH; translated from the coding sequence ATGCAGTCCCTGAGACGTATCTGGGAGCACCTGGAGGAGGGCCTGATTGCCCTGCTGCTGGCGACCATGACCCTGGTGACCTTCGTCTACGTGATGCTCAACAACATCTACACCCTGTTCTTCGCCCTGGCCGACAAATGGACCGCCAGCAGCGCCTTCTTCAACGCTCTGGGCGACGCCACCATGGGCCTGGCCCAGGACATGACCTGGAGCGTGGCCCTGACCAAGGCGATGTTCGGCTGGCTGATCTTCTTCGGCATCTCCTATGGCGTGCGCACCGCCGGGCACCTGGGGGTGGACGCCCTGGTGCGCCTGACCCCGCGCCCGGTGCAGCGCTACCTGGCGCTGCTCGCCTGCCTGTGCTGCCTGGTGTACGCCGGGCTGTTCATGGTCGCCAGCTTCAAGTGGCTGAGCGCGATCATGGCCGCCCATATCGGTGCCGAAGACCTGGACCGCTTCGGCATCCAGGTCAGCCATATCGTGGTGATAGTGCCCATCGGCTTCGCCCTGGTGCTGATCCGCTACCTGGAAATCTTCTACCGCATCTTCACCCGACGGCAGTTCGGCCTGGGCCTGGCCGACGAGGCGGGCGAGGCCAGCAAGCTGGCGGGCAGCCATGAGGAGCGTCACTGA
- a CDS encoding AraC family transcriptional regulator encodes MTALRLTTLHTTQAVLDAFRDSDVPAQVLLEGSGIQLADLELPNSLINISQEMRVFSNAVQFRQDLGLVLGRNLHISAYGMFGLTLLTSATLREGWSLALRYPLLLGTFFRLDLEVRDGLAWLTADQYSESELEVFNTDFCMSSYRVTCQDLLGCSLPLRQVQLMHGPQPYMDSYEQAFNCPVQFNAGRNAIGFDLEWLDRRLPLADLVTQNDMLQRCIRLNEELSARPTWIDQVRRILNEQLHAVPDFDSLARQVHCSPSTLRRRLRAQDTSYQQLLDELRYARAQQLLGQHSLPIYRIAEALGFKETASFRHAFQRWSGVAPGRFRQLAGQLGPLSDCAED; translated from the coding sequence ATGACCGCCCTTCGCTTGACCACCCTGCATACCACCCAAGCGGTGCTGGACGCCTTCCGTGACAGCGACGTACCCGCCCAGGTGCTGCTGGAGGGCAGCGGCATCCAGCTGGCGGACCTGGAGCTGCCCAACAGTCTGATCAATATCAGCCAGGAAATGCGCGTGTTCAGCAACGCCGTGCAGTTTCGCCAGGACCTGGGGCTGGTGCTGGGGCGCAACCTGCACATTTCCGCCTACGGCATGTTCGGCCTGACCCTGCTGACCAGCGCCACCCTGCGCGAAGGCTGGTCCCTGGCGCTGCGCTACCCCTTGCTGCTGGGCACCTTCTTCCGCCTCGACCTTGAGGTCCGCGACGGCCTGGCCTGGCTCACCGCCGACCAGTACAGCGAAAGCGAACTTGAGGTGTTCAACACCGATTTCTGCATGTCGTCCTACCGGGTCACCTGCCAGGACCTGCTGGGTTGCTCCCTGCCCCTGCGCCAGGTGCAACTGATGCATGGCCCCCAGCCCTATATGGACAGCTACGAGCAGGCCTTCAATTGCCCGGTGCAGTTCAATGCCGGGCGCAATGCCATCGGCTTCGACCTGGAGTGGCTGGACCGGCGCCTGCCCCTGGCGGACCTGGTGACCCAGAACGACATGCTGCAACGCTGCATCCGCCTCAACGAGGAGCTCAGCGCGCGGCCGACCTGGATCGACCAGGTGCGGCGCATCCTCAATGAACAGCTGCACGCGGTGCCGGATTTCGACAGCCTGGCGCGCCAGGTGCACTGCTCCCCCAGCACCCTGCGCCGGCGCCTGCGAGCCCAGGACACCAGCTATCAGCAGTTGCTGGACGAGTTGCGCTACGCCCGCGCCCAGCAGTTGCTGGGCCAGCACAGCCTGCCCATCTACCGCATCGCCGAAGCCCTGGGCTTCAAGGAAACCGCAAGTTTCCGCCACGCCTTCCAACGCTGGAGCGGCGTCGCTCCCGGGCGCTTCCGCCAGCTGGCCGGCCAGCTCGGGCCGCTCTCGGACTGCGCCGAAGATTGA
- a CDS encoding DNA-3-methyladenine glycosylase family protein produces MPTCPATRFLAALDADWAALIAAVGPCLHQPRPEREPYQALVRAVAYQQLHARAGDAILGRLRALFPGQDFPTPGQLADASLESLRGCGFSARKVATLQGIAQATLDGRVPDAASARGLDDEQLIERLIQLPGIGRWTVEMLLIYSLEREDILPVDDFGVREGYRRLKDLEKQPSPRQLRQIGQAWSPWRTTAAWYLWRVPTA; encoded by the coding sequence ATGCCCACCTGCCCTGCCACTCGTTTTCTTGCCGCACTGGATGCCGACTGGGCCGCGCTGATCGCCGCCGTCGGCCCCTGCCTGCACCAGCCCCGCCCGGAGCGCGAGCCTTATCAGGCGCTGGTGCGCGCGGTGGCCTACCAGCAACTGCATGCCCGCGCGGGCGACGCGATACTCGGCCGCCTGCGCGCTTTGTTTCCCGGGCAGGACTTCCCTACGCCCGGGCAACTGGCCGATGCCAGCCTGGAGAGCCTGCGCGGCTGCGGCTTTTCCGCACGCAAGGTAGCGACCCTGCAGGGCATCGCCCAGGCCACCCTGGACGGCCGCGTCCCCGATGCCGCCAGCGCCCGCGGCCTGGATGACGAACAGTTGATAGAGCGCCTGATCCAGCTGCCCGGCATTGGCCGCTGGACCGTGGAGATGCTGCTGATCTACAGCCTTGAGCGCGAGGACATACTGCCGGTGGACGACTTTGGCGTGCGCGAAGGTTATCGCCGCCTGAAAGACCTGGAGAAACAGCCCAGCCCCCGGCAGCTGCGCCAGATCGGCCAGGCCTGGAGCCCCTGGCGCACCACTGCTGCCTGGTACCTGTGGCGCGTGCCGACGGCCTGA
- a CDS encoding tautomerase family protein encodes MPYINLQITKGATRQQKAQLVKEFTESLVRVLGKKPEHIHIVIQEIDGSDWGFAGELSDDDQA; translated from the coding sequence ATGCCCTATATCAACCTGCAGATCACCAAGGGCGCCACGCGCCAGCAGAAGGCCCAACTGGTCAAGGAATTCACCGAATCCCTGGTGCGGGTACTGGGCAAGAAGCCCGAGCATATCCACATCGTGATCCAGGAAATCGACGGCAGCGATTGGGGGTTTGCCGGCGAGCTCAGCGACGACGAC